In Stieleria varia, one genomic interval encodes:
- a CDS encoding BBP7 family outer membrane beta-barrel protein, whose product MHDSFQCRTRVLGYTVGFGRISLCLALAILASLTSNVQAQVRGKAPDRGTYQPPVIVKQTTQRQGLPKPVSLAELDEQQSSSRPVRPDSNEIGSVRHVVDLQEVDQDSAGGLRPIGQSSGVVNLAMPPAPVRSRQTASQEHQPGQANAQHAKSVQPVNHQRIDMRQLAPQHQPLQDPGHVQSCSCESCSGGQAVSGHAISGQASGGWVEAPVVSSEHYGPTMCDASGGCDTIGCDSIGCNCGRCSQGWAPATLSFCPDRWFGSIELLHMARKGDRLPALVTTGPDTDSDTAGELNVAGTRSLVGNDAYLRDGQPGGRLTLGTWLNQYQSRSLVFRGWASGEETYDFNANQDSFSVLARPFFNVTDGQTAAQDTQLIVFPELANGDISVHMDSSVYGGDASIRQMWYCGYGGSVDLLYGYQYMRLDESLSIDTRSTSLSDDFAPLGSVLAVRDSFGVENEFHGGQLGIASRYREGCWSFSGLAKVGFGSLSRRAELSGGTTTSIDGISAFDPNGLLVRSTNAGTRTDSTFAWVPELDFSIGYQWFRRCDVTFGYHIVALTDALQVSGTIDPNLASNLASPPTGQQRPQARMSYDTFYVQGVHLGLSYIY is encoded by the coding sequence ATGCACGATTCCTTCCAGTGCCGCACGCGAGTCTTGGGGTACACCGTTGGCTTCGGTCGTATCTCGCTGTGCCTCGCTTTGGCGATCCTGGCATCGTTGACCAGCAACGTGCAAGCTCAAGTGCGTGGCAAAGCACCGGATCGTGGGACCTACCAACCGCCGGTCATCGTCAAGCAAACGACGCAAAGGCAAGGGCTGCCCAAGCCTGTTTCACTGGCAGAGCTGGATGAGCAACAATCATCCTCACGTCCCGTTCGTCCCGATTCGAATGAAATCGGCTCTGTGCGCCATGTCGTCGACTTGCAGGAAGTCGACCAGGACTCCGCTGGTGGACTTCGACCGATCGGCCAAAGCAGTGGTGTCGTGAATCTGGCAATGCCGCCGGCGCCCGTTCGGTCCCGTCAGACCGCTTCGCAGGAGCATCAACCGGGGCAGGCAAACGCACAGCATGCCAAGTCTGTTCAGCCGGTCAACCATCAACGAATCGACATGCGTCAATTGGCTCCTCAGCATCAACCACTGCAAGATCCCGGACACGTACAGAGCTGCTCCTGCGAGTCGTGCTCTGGCGGGCAGGCTGTTTCCGGACATGCGATCTCCGGCCAGGCAAGCGGTGGCTGGGTAGAAGCTCCGGTCGTTTCCTCGGAACATTACGGGCCCACGATGTGCGACGCATCAGGGGGATGTGATACGATCGGCTGTGACTCCATCGGCTGCAACTGCGGTCGCTGCTCCCAAGGCTGGGCACCTGCGACGCTGAGTTTCTGTCCTGACCGTTGGTTCGGATCGATCGAGTTGTTGCACATGGCACGCAAAGGAGATCGATTGCCGGCCTTGGTGACGACGGGCCCCGACACGGACTCGGACACTGCGGGAGAACTGAATGTTGCCGGGACACGCAGTTTGGTCGGCAATGACGCTTATTTGAGAGACGGACAACCCGGCGGGCGATTGACCCTCGGCACCTGGCTCAATCAGTATCAGAGTCGCAGCTTGGTGTTTCGCGGCTGGGCGTCGGGCGAAGAAACGTACGACTTCAACGCAAATCAAGATTCGTTTTCTGTCCTTGCACGTCCGTTCTTTAACGTCACGGACGGACAGACAGCCGCTCAAGACACGCAGTTGATTGTGTTCCCCGAGCTGGCCAATGGTGATATCAGCGTTCACATGGACAGTAGCGTTTATGGTGGAGACGCATCGATTCGTCAGATGTGGTACTGCGGCTACGGCGGTTCGGTGGACTTGTTGTACGGATACCAATACATGCGGCTGGACGAATCGCTTTCGATCGACACTCGATCGACTTCGCTGAGCGACGACTTTGCACCCTTGGGATCCGTGTTGGCCGTTCGCGACAGCTTTGGCGTAGAGAATGAATTCCACGGCGGTCAACTGGGAATCGCTTCGCGGTACCGCGAGGGCTGCTGGTCGTTCAGCGGGCTTGCCAAAGTCGGCTTTGGGTCGTTGAGCAGGCGAGCCGAGTTGTCCGGTGGCACCACCACCAGCATCGACGGCATCAGTGCATTCGATCCCAACGGGCTGCTCGTTCGCAGCACCAACGCCGGGACGCGTACCGACAGCACATTTGCTTGGGTTCCGGAGCTGGACTTCTCGATCGGCTATCAATGGTTCCGGCGGTGCGACGTGACGTTCGGTTACCACATCGTCGCTTTGACCGATGCCCTGCAGGTTTCCGGGACGATCGATCCCAATCTGGCGTCCAACCTTGCGTCACCGCCGACTGGGCAACAACGCCCTCAAGCGCGGATGAGTTACGACACGTTCTACGTCCAAGGCGTTCACTTGGGACTCTCCTACATCTACTGA
- a CDS encoding DUF1552 domain-containing protein codes for MNRKLVFLDDDRNKGFPLSRRTLLRGVGAGLALPWLEAMMPSRADAAEADGKPPSDAPLRLAALFAPNGVRADMWTPDGTGSDFKWSPTLEPLSDLKDQLLIFSNLWNQASDFGDGHYVKTSGFLTCTTINKSLGIDLNCNGRSMDQVAADHLGALTPLRSLELGIDPVTTGVDTNVGYTRVYGSHIAWNGPTSPLAKELDPRLVFDRLFRAANPSQASTRRDSLLLDRVLGDTNELNRRLGSADRQRMEEYLQSVRSIEERLQNQQSGADRHWKPLAQLDPAQRPPEDRPDEYQQQVRLMLDMIALAFQTDTTRVCTFMFGNAVSSRNFSFLDGVTGGHHDNSHHQNEEDKLRQYQLITQWHVQQYAYLLQKLNGMKERESTVLDNSMILYGSGLRDGNSHSPHDLPILLGGRAGGRLASGQHLSYGKDTPLSNLYTSMLTALGTGEKSFADSTGVLPGVLA; via the coding sequence ATGAATCGAAAACTGGTGTTTCTCGACGACGACCGCAACAAAGGATTCCCGCTCTCCCGCCGAACGCTGTTGCGTGGCGTAGGCGCAGGTCTTGCGCTGCCGTGGCTGGAGGCGATGATGCCCAGCCGAGCCGATGCGGCAGAGGCTGATGGAAAACCGCCGAGCGATGCACCTCTCCGATTGGCAGCCTTGTTCGCACCCAATGGCGTTCGCGCCGACATGTGGACACCGGACGGAACAGGCAGTGATTTCAAATGGTCTCCGACGCTGGAGCCGCTGTCGGACCTAAAAGACCAGTTATTGATCTTTTCTAATCTGTGGAATCAAGCCAGTGATTTCGGCGATGGACACTATGTAAAGACTTCCGGTTTTCTGACTTGCACCACCATCAACAAATCTCTCGGCATCGATCTCAATTGCAATGGTCGGTCGATGGATCAAGTCGCGGCGGATCACTTGGGCGCACTCACGCCGCTGCGATCCTTGGAACTGGGCATCGACCCAGTGACCACGGGTGTTGACACCAATGTCGGATACACTCGGGTTTACGGATCGCACATCGCTTGGAACGGTCCAACCAGTCCGCTGGCCAAAGAGCTCGACCCACGGTTGGTGTTTGATCGACTGTTTCGCGCAGCGAACCCGTCCCAAGCCAGCACGCGTCGTGATTCTCTGTTGCTGGATCGAGTACTCGGTGATACCAATGAGTTGAATCGGCGGCTCGGCTCAGCAGATCGGCAGCGAATGGAGGAGTACCTGCAGTCGGTTCGCTCGATCGAAGAACGACTTCAGAACCAACAGTCCGGAGCAGACCGCCACTGGAAACCACTTGCGCAGCTCGATCCGGCGCAGCGTCCGCCGGAGGATCGTCCCGACGAGTATCAGCAACAAGTCCGATTGATGTTGGACATGATCGCGTTGGCGTTTCAGACCGATACGACTCGTGTGTGCACGTTCATGTTCGGCAACGCAGTCAGTTCACGGAATTTTTCATTCCTGGACGGCGTCACCGGCGGACACCATGACAACTCACACCACCAGAACGAAGAAGACAAGTTGCGTCAGTATCAACTGATCACTCAATGGCATGTCCAACAGTACGCCTATCTGTTGCAAAAGCTCAATGGCATGAAAGAGCGGGAATCAACGGTCTTGGACAACTCGATGATTCTGTACGGATCGGGTCTGCGAGACGGGAACAGCCACAGCCCACATGATTTGCCGATCCTGCTGGGCGGCAGGGCTGGTGGCCGATTGGCGAGCGGCCAGCACTTGTCCTACGGCAAAGACACGCCGTTGTCGAATCTGTACACATCGATGTTGACAGCGTTGGGTACCGGCGAGAAGAGTTTTGCGGACAGCACAGGTGTACTGCCCGGCGTGCTGGCGTAG